The proteins below are encoded in one region of Deltaproteobacteria bacterium:
- a CDS encoding tetratricopeptide repeat protein produces the protein MICPACNLLIPEDSRYCKECGNKLEATVDDQEALSNQEKAERLYREGSSLYHQGHFDEALKRWEETLELVPDFQMTRYYMGVAYYDKGMLSAALECFKKAEAANPTSPAVHYRLGMTCYAMGLLPDSEFHFNRVRKMIPDTAQIHYRLALLHQKNAKLDDAVEELQRSLEISPTFARSMYVLGTVYFQKGMLQEAEDALRKVVEISPGYVMAYYWLGQVYFHKGNMQDAINAYEQALALSPQFTAAYYHLGVAQARKGAHEDAAASFNRVKELDPMDSSALYHLGNSYVHLGMLDKAEELLNDAIKLNPENTDAFFLLEKVGEIKRSGAMEY, from the coding sequence ATGATCTGCCCGGCATGCAATCTGTTGATCCCGGAGGACAGCCGCTACTGTAAAGAGTGCGGCAACAAGCTCGAAGCGACGGTCGATGACCAGGAGGCCCTGTCCAACCAGGAGAAGGCCGAGCGGCTCTACCGCGAGGGAAGCTCCCTTTACCACCAGGGGCACTTTGACGAGGCCCTGAAGCGATGGGAGGAAACCCTCGAACTGGTACCCGATTTTCAGATGACCCGATACTACATGGGGGTCGCCTACTACGACAAGGGGATGCTCTCGGCCGCCCTGGAGTGTTTCAAGAAGGCTGAGGCCGCAAATCCCACATCTCCCGCGGTCCACTATCGCCTTGGAATGACCTGCTACGCCATGGGTCTTCTTCCCGACTCGGAGTTTCATTTCAACCGGGTGAGAAAGATGATCCCCGACACCGCCCAGATTCACTACCGTCTGGCCCTCCTTCACCAGAAGAATGCCAAGCTCGACGACGCGGTGGAGGAACTGCAGCGATCCCTCGAAATATCACCCACCTTCGCAAGGTCCATGTACGTGTTGGGGACCGTTTATTTCCAGAAAGGAATGCTGCAGGAGGCCGAGGATGCCCTCAGGAAAGTGGTGGAAATCTCCCCCGGGTACGTCATGGCCTACTACTGGCTGGGGCAGGTCTACTTCCACAAGGGCAACATGCAGGATGCCATAAATGCATACGAGCAGGCGCTGGCGCTGTCCCCGCAATTTACAGCTGCCTATTATCATCTGGGTGTGGCTCAGGCAAGGAAAGGGGCCCATGAGGATGCGGCGGCCAGTTTCAACAGGGTTAAGGAACTCGATCCAATGGATTCCAGCGCCCTGTATCACCTGGGCAACAGCTACGTTCATCTTGGTATGCTGGACAAAGCCGAGGAGCTGCTTAACGATGCTATTAAGCTCAATCCTGAGAATACGGACGCCTTTTTCCTCCTTGAAAAGGTCGGAGAAATCAAGCGGTCCGGCGCCATGGAATATTGA
- a CDS encoding molybdopterin-dependent oxidoreductase, with protein MFKVTIDGKKVEVPRGTTILEAARMLDVDIPTFCDYKHLMPFGSCRMCVVEVEGSDRLFASCVVPVADGMDIHTDTARVRRARETILELLLTYHPLECPICPQSGRCRLQDMTFEHGKDYGRFGYIKVEKRIDYLSPLIEMNQNRCILCGRCVRICDEVQGEGELDFTNRGFPTVVEPSFARMLDCEFCGQCIQACPVGALYSRIYKYTAPSWELTPVRTTCPFCGVGCTLNLEVKGDRIYHVLGVDDEGSINSGFLCCKGRFGYEYVHHPDRITEPRVRKDGELVTATWDEAYEYIVNGLTRIRDEKGADALGGIASARCTNEENYLFQKFMRAAVGTNNVDSIARFAHFPGMEALRKAFGVEAPTNTLNDLTHSDLIFTLDSNITEDDHVAGLKVIKQVRSGNAGLLVANSRKVKIARFADSWMRHSPGTSVALLNSMAFTIFDEGLEDKRFCEKRVTGVEELRTSLQDYAPEKMKDVTGVPSEQVREAARLLAAAGHATIIITLGAASPYTGEDTVAAAVNLALITGNVGRLGAGVIPMSEYNNVQGSMDMGALCEFFPGYQPVADEGIREWFEGQWKTTLSAKDGLSAEGMILAALKGRLKGLYIMGENPLSSFPDRETVKKALKKLDLLVVQDMFLTDTALLADVVLPTSCGPEKDGTFTNTDRRVQRVRKAIKSKGHTRDDWKIIAELSTLFGYPMDFTNGMDITEEIAHVIPFYAGIKPERLEKNGLHWPCPRTDHPGTEVLHMDRFPSGLGRARPVTYQEPKKATANYPYILIPGTLLYHSGTTTTMAKGLNEVAPAAVAEVNPKDAETLEIKTGDWIRLTGMKGITEVQAKVTDRSMPGTIFVPTHYRDVHVNALFEYNAVKEKGITCVAVEKTERIVVEERDVGGQLTKIKKTVQEIQKKRLQASNETGPEVSGG; from the coding sequence ATGTTCAAAGTCACCATTGACGGCAAAAAGGTAGAAGTGCCAAGGGGGACCACCATCCTGGAGGCAGCGCGCATGCTGGATGTGGATATTCCCACCTTCTGCGACTACAAGCATTTGATGCCCTTCGGATCCTGCCGCATGTGCGTTGTGGAGGTTGAAGGGTCTGACCGGCTTTTCGCGTCCTGCGTGGTACCCGTTGCCGACGGTATGGATATCCACACCGATACTGCCCGGGTCAGGAGGGCCCGTGAAACGATCCTGGAGCTTCTCCTGACCTACCACCCGCTGGAGTGCCCCATTTGCCCCCAGTCGGGGCGCTGCCGCCTTCAGGATATGACCTTTGAGCATGGGAAGGATTACGGACGGTTCGGGTACATCAAGGTGGAAAAGAGGATCGATTATCTGTCTCCCCTGATAGAGATGAACCAGAACCGTTGCATCCTCTGCGGCCGCTGCGTAAGGATCTGTGATGAAGTGCAGGGGGAAGGGGAACTGGATTTCACCAACCGCGGCTTCCCAACGGTCGTTGAACCTTCCTTTGCCAGAATGCTGGACTGCGAATTCTGCGGCCAATGCATCCAGGCCTGTCCGGTGGGAGCCCTCTACAGCAGGATCTACAAGTACACAGCCCCCTCCTGGGAATTGACCCCGGTCCGTACCACATGCCCTTTCTGTGGTGTGGGATGCACCCTTAATCTCGAGGTTAAGGGTGACCGGATTTACCATGTTCTTGGCGTTGATGATGAAGGATCCATCAACAGCGGCTTCCTCTGCTGCAAGGGACGGTTCGGCTACGAGTACGTCCACCACCCCGACAGAATAACCGAGCCCAGGGTGCGCAAGGACGGCGAACTGGTTACCGCCACCTGGGATGAGGCCTACGAATACATCGTAAACGGTCTGACAAGGATCCGCGATGAAAAGGGAGCGGATGCTCTGGGAGGCATCGCCTCGGCCAGGTGCACCAACGAGGAGAACTACCTTTTCCAGAAATTCATGCGGGCGGCTGTCGGCACCAACAATGTCGACTCCATCGCCAGGTTCGCCCATTTTCCCGGCATGGAGGCCCTCAGGAAGGCCTTCGGTGTTGAGGCTCCCACCAATACCCTGAACGATCTTACCCACTCGGACCTCATCTTCACCCTGGATTCGAACATCACGGAGGATGATCATGTTGCGGGGCTGAAGGTCATCAAACAGGTTCGGTCGGGGAATGCCGGGCTTCTCGTCGCCAACAGCCGGAAAGTCAAGATTGCACGGTTTGCCGACAGCTGGATGCGGCATTCCCCGGGGACAAGCGTCGCCCTGCTGAACTCCATGGCCTTTACTATCTTCGATGAAGGACTGGAGGATAAGAGGTTCTGTGAGAAACGTGTGACGGGTGTGGAGGAACTTCGGACCTCCCTGCAGGATTATGCTCCTGAGAAGATGAAGGATGTAACGGGTGTTCCGTCCGAGCAGGTCCGCGAAGCGGCCCGCCTGCTGGCCGCAGCCGGGCATGCCACCATTATTATCACCCTTGGAGCGGCGAGCCCCTATACGGGGGAGGACACGGTAGCGGCGGCGGTAAACCTCGCCCTCATCACCGGGAATGTGGGACGGCTCGGAGCCGGTGTTATTCCCATGTCGGAGTATAACAACGTGCAGGGCTCCATGGACATGGGCGCCCTGTGCGAGTTTTTCCCCGGGTATCAGCCGGTGGCCGACGAGGGGATAAGGGAATGGTTCGAGGGGCAATGGAAAACGACGCTGTCCGCCAAGGATGGGCTTTCCGCCGAGGGAATGATCCTTGCGGCCCTGAAGGGTCGGCTGAAAGGGTTGTACATTATGGGGGAAAACCCCCTCTCCTCTTTTCCGGACCGGGAGACGGTGAAAAAAGCCCTTAAGAAGCTGGATCTACTTGTTGTTCAGGACATGTTTCTCACCGACACGGCGCTTCTTGCAGATGTCGTTCTCCCAACATCATGCGGCCCGGAGAAGGACGGAACCTTCACCAACACCGACCGCCGCGTCCAGCGTGTCAGGAAGGCCATTAAGAGCAAGGGCCACACACGGGATGACTGGAAGATAATCGCCGAGCTGTCGACCCTTTTCGGGTACCCCATGGATTTTACCAACGGCATGGATATAACCGAAGAGATCGCCCATGTTATCCCGTTTTACGCGGGCATCAAACCCGAACGACTGGAGAAAAACGGTCTCCACTGGCCGTGCCCACGGACCGACCATCCGGGAACCGAAGTTCTCCATATGGACAGGTTTCCCAGCGGGCTGGGCCGCGCCAGGCCCGTCACCTATCAGGAGCCCAAAAAGGCCACAGCCAATTATCCCTACATACTGATTCCCGGGACCCTGCTCTACCACTCGGGAACGACTACAACAATGGCCAAGGGACTCAATGAGGTCGCCCCTGCCGCCGTGGCGGAGGTCAACCCCAAGGATGCGGAGACCCTTGAGATCAAGACCGGGGACTGGATCAGGTTGACGGGCATGAAGGGGATAACGGAGGTTCAGGCCAAGGTCACCGATCGGAGCATGCCCGGGACTATCTTTGTCCCCACCCACTACCGGGATGTGCACGTTAACGCCCTTTTCGAATACAATGCAGTCAAGGAGAAGGGTATTACCTGCGTGGCGGTGGAGAAGACGGAAAGAATCGTGGTTGAGGAGAGAGATGTTGGAGGACAGCTTACCAAGATAAAAAAGACTGTTCAGGAGATCCAGAAAAAGAGACTGCAGGCCTCGAATGAAACAGGGCCGGAAGTCTCGGGAGGGTAA
- a CDS encoding FAD-dependent oxidoreductase, which yields MGTCGLASGAKGVLQEVEHQLKDISLQVPILKTGCIGMCYQEVLLDVSLPGRARVTYAKVEPAMVPEILKEHLVNGKPLTDYAIGQIVPKGGKPYEGIPTYEEMPVFKKQKRVVLRRCGFIDPVKLEDYLETDGYKAAEKAINTMSPTIVREVVKRSGLRGRGGGGFPTGLKWEFCANAAGDPKYLICNADEGDPGAFMDRSVLEGDPHAVIEGMIIAAYAIGARYGYIYCRAEYPLAIERLKIAIAQAEEKNYLGEKILGSDFSFTLRIKEGAGAFVCGEETALMASIEGRRGMPRSRPPFPAHKGLWAKPSNINNVETFANVPPIILNGADSYAAVGTKGTKGTKVFALTGKIQNTGLIEVPAGTQLKEIIYDIGGGIVGGKKYKAAQLGGPSGGCLPSEVIDTPIDYDSLIQAGAMMGSGGVVVMDERTCMVDVARFFLSFTTAESCGKCVPCRMGTKTMLGILERITAGEGTMDDMKNLEDLGKEIKAASLCGLGQTAPNPVLSTLRYFRQEYEAHIINKRCPAVVCKPIISSPCQHVCPIETDVPAYLTLIGEGKFTESLELIRLTNPLPAVCGRVCHHPCEGKCRRGELDRPISIRNMKRVAADFAAKEESSGGYRINVRKVSGKGKKVAIIGGGPAGLTAAHYLALDDYSPVIFEAQPIAGGMLSLGIPEYRLPRDTLKHEIHAIERMGVEFYLNTRIGETISFDRIRMDHEAVFIATGAHVDLKMGIPGENAEGVYESLSFLRRVNLGEKVLLGKKVGVVGGGNTAIDASRIARRLGSEVTILYRRTKKEMPADDMEIEEALKEGAELVQLVAPVKILTSGGKMSGVQCIRMELGEPDSSGRRRPVPIEGSEFDMELDNLIVAISGKPDLSFIEKSQGLDITKWNTLEAHPFTQMTNVEGVFAGGDVVTGPWMVIDAIAAGKRAAAHMQLYLNGEDVVPQYRITMPNIDSIKPLELTEEDMHLARPEMPTMEMEKRLLGFAEVDLGFTVETAMKEARRCLRCDNEE from the coding sequence ATGGGGACCTGCGGCCTTGCTTCGGGGGCCAAGGGAGTCCTTCAGGAGGTGGAGCATCAACTGAAGGACATCTCCTTGCAGGTGCCTATTCTGAAAACCGGCTGTATCGGGATGTGCTATCAAGAGGTGCTGCTTGACGTATCCCTTCCCGGACGGGCCCGTGTTACCTATGCAAAGGTCGAACCCGCAATGGTCCCGGAAATCCTCAAGGAACATCTGGTAAACGGAAAGCCTCTCACCGATTATGCTATCGGCCAGATCGTTCCGAAGGGGGGCAAGCCGTATGAGGGGATACCAACCTATGAGGAGATGCCCGTCTTCAAGAAACAGAAGCGGGTCGTCCTCAGGCGTTGCGGCTTCATTGACCCCGTGAAACTGGAGGACTACCTCGAGACCGATGGATACAAGGCGGCGGAGAAGGCCATCAATACAATGTCCCCCACAATCGTCAGGGAGGTCGTGAAAAGATCCGGCCTCAGGGGAAGGGGCGGGGGAGGGTTTCCCACCGGGCTGAAATGGGAGTTCTGCGCCAACGCCGCGGGGGACCCCAAATATCTTATCTGCAACGCCGATGAGGGAGACCCAGGCGCGTTCATGGACCGGAGCGTCCTGGAGGGGGATCCTCATGCCGTAATAGAGGGGATGATCATTGCCGCCTACGCCATAGGAGCCCGGTATGGCTATATCTACTGCCGCGCGGAGTATCCACTGGCCATTGAACGTCTGAAGATCGCCATAGCCCAGGCCGAAGAAAAAAACTACCTGGGTGAGAAAATTCTGGGCTCAGATTTTTCCTTTACCCTGAGGATAAAAGAGGGCGCCGGCGCCTTTGTCTGCGGAGAGGAGACCGCCCTGATGGCCTCTATCGAGGGCAGACGGGGCATGCCCAGATCCAGACCCCCTTTCCCGGCCCATAAGGGTCTGTGGGCCAAGCCATCGAACATAAACAACGTCGAGACCTTTGCCAACGTGCCGCCCATCATCCTCAATGGCGCCGATAGCTATGCCGCGGTGGGAACGAAAGGCACTAAAGGCACAAAGGTTTTCGCCCTCACAGGGAAGATCCAGAACACCGGGCTCATCGAGGTTCCGGCAGGGACCCAGCTCAAGGAGATAATCTACGACATCGGCGGTGGGATTGTGGGCGGCAAGAAGTACAAGGCCGCCCAGCTTGGCGGCCCGTCAGGCGGATGCCTGCCCTCGGAGGTCATCGATACCCCCATCGACTACGACTCTCTCATCCAGGCCGGCGCCATGATGGGTTCCGGCGGAGTAGTCGTAATGGACGAGCGGACCTGCATGGTGGATGTGGCCAGGTTTTTCCTCTCGTTTACCACGGCGGAGTCCTGTGGAAAGTGCGTACCGTGCCGCATGGGAACCAAGACCATGCTGGGAATCCTCGAACGCATCACGGCGGGAGAGGGTACCATGGACGACATGAAGAACCTCGAGGATCTGGGCAAGGAGATCAAGGCCGCATCTCTCTGCGGCCTTGGGCAGACGGCTCCCAACCCCGTCCTCTCTACCCTCCGGTATTTCCGCCAGGAATACGAGGCTCACATTATCAACAAGAGATGCCCCGCGGTGGTATGCAAACCGATCATCTCCTCCCCGTGCCAGCACGTCTGCCCCATCGAGACCGACGTGCCGGCCTATCTCACGCTCATAGGGGAGGGGAAGTTTACCGAGTCACTGGAACTTATCCGCCTTACCAACCCGCTTCCAGCCGTTTGCGGCCGGGTCTGCCACCATCCTTGTGAGGGGAAGTGCCGCCGTGGTGAGCTGGACAGGCCCATCAGTATCCGGAACATGAAGCGTGTAGCTGCGGACTTCGCGGCCAAGGAGGAGTCTTCCGGCGGATACAGGATCAACGTCCGGAAGGTCTCCGGAAAAGGCAAAAAGGTGGCGATCATCGGAGGGGGCCCGGCCGGTCTTACAGCGGCCCATTATCTTGCCCTGGACGATTACTCCCCGGTCATCTTCGAGGCCCAGCCGATTGCCGGAGGAATGCTTTCCCTTGGAATTCCGGAATACCGTCTGCCCAGGGATACCCTGAAACATGAGATCCACGCTATCGAGAGGATGGGTGTCGAGTTTTATCTCAACACCCGCATCGGCGAGACCATCAGTTTCGACCGGATCCGCATGGATCATGAGGCGGTGTTCATCGCCACCGGGGCCCACGTGGATCTGAAAATGGGAATTCCGGGTGAGAATGCTGAAGGTGTGTACGAGAGCCTTTCATTCCTGCGGAGGGTCAACCTCGGTGAGAAGGTACTCCTCGGAAAGAAGGTTGGGGTTGTCGGGGGTGGAAACACGGCCATCGACGCTTCCAGGATCGCGCGGCGATTGGGGTCCGAGGTGACCATCCTTTACCGCAGGACCAAGAAGGAAATGCCCGCCGACGATATGGAGATCGAGGAGGCGCTTAAAGAGGGCGCTGAGTTGGTTCAGTTGGTTGCACCGGTAAAAATCCTCACCTCCGGTGGAAAAATGTCGGGAGTGCAGTGCATCAGGATGGAACTCGGTGAGCCGGATTCATCCGGCAGACGCCGGCCGGTTCCAATAGAGGGTTCCGAGTTCGACATGGAACTGGATAACCTGATCGTGGCCATCAGCGGAAAGCCGGACCTCTCCTTCATAGAAAAGTCCCAGGGATTGGACATCACCAAGTGGAACACCCTTGAGGCCCATCCTTTTACCCAGATGACCAACGTTGAGGGTGTGTTCGCCGGCGGGGATGTTGTAACAGGCCCATGGATGGTCATAGACGCCATTGCTGCGGGAAAGAGGGCGGCAGCCCACATGCAACTCTATCTCAACGGGGAGGATGTGGTCCCCCAATACAGGATCACCATGCCTAACATTGATTCCATTAAGCCGCTTGAGCTCACCGAAGAAGACATGCATCTTGCAAGGCCTGAAATGCCGACCATGGAGATGGAAAAAAGGCTTCTCGGTTTTGCGGAGGTCGATCTGGGTTTTACCGTGGAGACGGCCATGAAGGAAGCACGTCGCTGTCTCCGATGTGATAACGAGGAATAA
- a CDS encoding cyclic nucleotide-binding domain-containing protein has translation MIEIGQLKQMQSFQGISDNALNYLAGVLQKRSYQDREPIFNEGTTGGDLYLVGQGAVRITKRAKEGEAQNLGVVPAGRFVGIMTFLSGGEHSADAGAKGESVLYLLDRASFDRFVEEYPADAVKILKLIIDELVDSLRGMNERYIDMVNYMWRWR, from the coding sequence ATGATTGAAATCGGCCAACTTAAACAGATGCAGTCATTCCAGGGTATTTCGGACAATGCTCTCAATTACCTGGCAGGCGTCCTTCAGAAGCGATCCTACCAGGACAGGGAGCCGATCTTTAACGAAGGAACCACGGGAGGCGATCTTTATCTGGTTGGTCAGGGAGCCGTCAGAATCACGAAGAGAGCCAAGGAGGGCGAGGCTCAGAACCTGGGTGTCGTTCCCGCGGGGCGTTTCGTCGGTATCATGACCTTCCTTTCGGGAGGGGAGCACTCGGCTGATGCCGGCGCCAAGGGGGAGAGCGTTCTGTACCTGCTGGATCGTGCGTCCTTCGACCGGTTTGTAGAAGAATATCCGGCGGACGCCGTAAAGATTCTGAAGCTTATCATAGATGAACTGGTGGATTCCCTGAGGGGAATGAATGAACGGTACATCGATATGGTGAACTATATGTGGAGGTGGCGGTGA
- the nuoH gene encoding NADH-quinone oxidoreductase subunit NuoH has product MDNIWLFLLIILLKIVAVLIVALTGVPVMVWIERKVSGHIQNRHGPLYVGPFGLLQPIADAVKLFFKEDIMPSKADKVLFILAPLMAFVPALLTFAVIPIGPYIQISDLNIGVVYILSISSLGVYGIVLAGWSSNNKYALLGGMRSAAQMISYELTLGLSIIGVLMYSRSLSMFQIVEAQRGLWFVIPQFLGFILFLVASFAETNRLPFDLPEAEQELVAGFHVEYSSMKFALFFMAEYISMISISCVLVVLFFGGWLPLPIVGPIIDSALPVAFAAYVMPIVWFLLKVGFFLFFMVWVRWTFPRLRYDQLMGLGWKVLLPLAIFNVFLSGILRMSGIL; this is encoded by the coding sequence ATGGATAATATCTGGCTTTTCTTGCTTATCATCCTGTTGAAAATAGTGGCTGTCCTCATCGTTGCCTTAACGGGTGTGCCGGTCATGGTGTGGATTGAAAGGAAGGTGTCGGGACATATCCAGAATCGCCACGGGCCGCTTTATGTAGGTCCCTTTGGGCTTCTTCAGCCCATCGCCGATGCGGTCAAACTCTTTTTCAAAGAAGATATAATGCCTTCCAAGGCCGACAAGGTTCTCTTTATCCTGGCGCCGCTGATGGCATTTGTTCCGGCGCTGCTGACGTTCGCCGTCATCCCCATCGGGCCGTATATCCAGATCTCCGACCTCAATATCGGTGTTGTGTACATCCTTTCCATCTCGTCTCTCGGTGTTTACGGCATCGTTCTGGCCGGGTGGTCATCCAACAATAAGTACGCCCTCCTGGGGGGCATGCGGTCCGCCGCGCAGATGATCAGCTATGAGCTGACCCTGGGACTTTCCATTATAGGGGTGCTTATGTACTCACGATCTCTGTCCATGTTTCAGATCGTGGAGGCACAGCGGGGGCTATGGTTTGTCATTCCCCAGTTCCTGGGTTTTATCCTTTTCCTGGTCGCGTCCTTTGCCGAAACCAACCGTCTTCCCTTTGACCTTCCCGAGGCCGAGCAGGAACTGGTGGCGGGGTTCCACGTGGAATACTCATCCATGAAGTTCGCCCTGTTCTTCATGGCCGAGTATATTTCCATGATATCCATATCCTGCGTTTTGGTCGTTCTGTTCTTCGGGGGCTGGCTCCCGCTTCCCATTGTGGGGCCCATCATCGATTCGGCGCTGCCCGTTGCTTTTGCGGCCTACGTTATGCCCATTGTCTGGTTCCTGTTGAAGGTTGGATTTTTCCTCTTCTTCATGGTCTGGGTGCGGTGGACATTTCCCAGACTCCGATATGATCAGCTCATGGGGCTTGGTTGGAAGGTTCTTCTTCCTCTCGCAATTTTTAATGTCTTTTTATCAGGCATCCTTCGGATGTCCGGAATTTTATAG
- a CDS encoding NADH-quinone oxidoreductase subunit I: protein MGLLTNIFQTDLIQGLTLTIRYFFSKPVTLRYPEVRWEPPPRYRGAQVLKRHPDGKERCVGCGLCAEICPSSAIIIRTSEGEEHEKLIDFYQINLGLCIYCGFCQEVCPEDAVWMGNDYELSVTDPFNLNVTKESMLTKGDDPRYEDL, encoded by the coding sequence GTGGGCCTGCTGACCAACATTTTTCAAACCGACCTGATTCAGGGGCTGACTCTTACTATCAGGTATTTCTTCTCCAAGCCGGTCACCCTCAGATATCCGGAGGTGCGTTGGGAACCACCCCCTCGATACAGAGGCGCACAGGTACTCAAGCGGCACCCCGACGGTAAGGAGAGGTGTGTGGGTTGTGGTTTGTGCGCGGAGATCTGCCCTTCCAGTGCCATTATCATCAGGACCTCCGAGGGTGAGGAACACGAGAAGCTGATCGATTTCTACCAGATCAATCTGGGACTCTGTATCTATTGCGGATTTTGCCAGGAGGTCTGTCCCGAAGATGCTGTCTGGATGGGGAACGATTACGAGTTGTCCGTCACCGACCCCTTCAACCTGAACGTGACCAAAGAGTCGATGCTGACCAAGGGGGATGACCCCCGGTACGAGGACCTGTAG
- the nuoE gene encoding NADH-quinone oxidoreductase subunit NuoE, with amino-acid sequence MLIPVLQDVQRVYGYVPEEAADMVADGMGIYRSQVYGVLTFYTQFHLTPRGRHIIRACSGTACHVRGGKSIIGKLESILGITHGQTTEDGFASFEKVACLGACGLAPVIMIDDDASGQLDPVKVEKIIENLREMDSMKRGE; translated from the coding sequence ATGTTGATCCCTGTTCTTCAGGACGTTCAGAGGGTCTATGGCTACGTTCCCGAGGAGGCCGCCGACATGGTTGCCGACGGGATGGGCATCTACCGCAGCCAGGTCTACGGAGTCCTGACCTTTTACACCCAGTTTCATCTCACACCCAGGGGACGTCACATTATCAGGGCCTGTTCAGGTACGGCCTGCCACGTCAGGGGCGGCAAGAGCATCATTGGAAAGCTGGAGTCGATCCTGGGTATTACACACGGACAAACCACTGAAGACGGGTTCGCTTCATTCGAGAAGGTAGCCTGTCTGGGCGCCTGCGGTCTGGCCCCGGTCATTATGATAGATGACGATGCGTCGGGGCAACTCGATCCGGTCAAGGTGGAGAAGATTATCGAGAACCTCCGCGAAATGGACAGTATGAAGAGGGGAGAATGA